Within Streptomyces sp. NBC_00704, the genomic segment GGCCTTCCTGGCGCGGGCCACGATGAGTACGTCCTCGTCCACCTTGGCGGCCGAGATCCATCGGTCGTTGAGTCCGTGGAAGGCCAGGCCGGTCAAGCGAGTTTTCATCCCGAAGAGCAACGGGAAACAGCGACCGCTCGGCATCCCGGTCATCCGTGACCGGGTCCTACAGGCCCGCGTGAAGAACGCGCTGGAGCCCGAGTGGGAAGCGCGGTTCGAGCCGAGGTCGTACGGCTTCCGGCCCGGCCGCAGCTGCCAGGACGCGATATCCGCGATCTTCTGGACGGTGAGGGGCAAGAACCCGAAACGTCTGTGGGTCCTGGACGCGGACCTGTCGGCGGCATTCGACCGCATCGATCACAACCACCTCATGACCATGCTCGGCCAGTTCCCCGCCAGGGACCTGATCTGCGGATGGCTAAAGGCGGGCGTGATCGGCCGCGGCCGGTTTGCACCGACCGAGGAGGGCACTCCTCAAGGCGGTGTGATCAGCCCGCTGTTGCTGAACGTTGCTCTGCACGGACTGGAACAGGCCGCAGGGTGCCAATACACGGTTCGGACCGGGCGCGAGCCCGGCGCCATGCCGGGCACTCCGGGGCTGGTGAGGTATGCCGACGACTTCGTCGTGCTCTGTCACGACGAGGAACAGGTGCACCAGGTCAGGGCCCGGCTGGAGGAATGGCTGGAGCCGAGAGGTCTTCGCTTCAACGAGGAGAAGACCCAGGTCGTCCACCTCGATAAAGGGTTCGACTTCCTCGGTTTCACCGTCCGCCGCACGGGCGGCAAGCTGATCATCAAGCCGAGCACAGCGGCTTGCGCG encodes:
- a CDS encoding helix-turn-helix domain-containing protein, with the protein product MKTRLTGLAFHGLNDRWISAAKVDEDVLIVARARKAKGESVSAIAKALGVSRATLYRHLGESA
- the ltrA gene encoding group II intron reverse transcriptase/maturase gives rise to the protein MSTSSSTLAAEIHRSLSPWKARPVKRVFIPKSNGKQRPLGIPVIRDRVLQARVKNALEPEWEARFEPRSYGFRPGRSCQDAISAIFWTVRGKNPKRLWVLDADLSAAFDRIDHNHLMTMLGQFPARDLICGWLKAGVIGRGRFAPTEEGTPQGGVISPLLLNVALHGLEQAAGCQYTVRTGREPGAMPGTPGLVRYADDFVVLCHDEEQVHQVRARLEEWLEPRGLRFNEEKTQVVHLDKGFDFLGFTVRRTGGKLIIKPSTAACARLRARLRTEVKTLHGSNAEAVLRRLIPIVRGWAAYYRAVASTTTFSSLDHYMWRLTFKWARRRHRNKSSHWVMDRYFGRFHPSRRDRWVFGDRDSGAFLIKFAWTGIVRHQFVKGGASPDDPALTEYWRDRRRRKAPPPMDKTSLLLAVRQQGLCPLCKSALIVGAEYEPDSSREWINWFAASKKMLHKHHFTYRRDGGTDERNNLRLVHSACHRQHHAGAGKGPHNPADLRSPWGLLEPDAGKARTSGSEGAGDQQWSPATRPH